The stretch of DNA TTTTAAGAAAGATATTGACTATTCCTATGTAACTTTTACTATGTCGTTATATTTTTTTACATTGGAGGAAATATGAAAAAAATACTATCATTTACCGGGGTGTTGTTTCTTTTAGTAACACTATTTTCAATCAGCCCAAGAGAGATTTCTGCCGGAGAGCTTTGCTTTCTTTGTTCTTCTGGAAGTTCCTGTCAACAGTGCAGATCCAATTCTGGAAAAGACACTCAAGCAGACAGAAAAACTTGTGAACAAAGAGGTTGTAAAGTATCTGGAACATCTTCTTGCTCTACAGCAGCAAACGTAAAAGTGTGTAGATAGTTTTACGATTCAGTTCAAAAAATGGAGACGGGGGGAATCGAACCCCCGTCCTATTAAGCTCTAATGTAGCCTCTACAAGTTTAGGTCTTCTATAAATCTCGAAGAGGTTTCACCGAAAACCAGGTAATCCACTTCCAGCTGATTTGTTTACAAAAATTTCCAAAAACCAGCCATCAGAAATTTCGCCTCTCGTTTAGTGACGATTTTAAAATCCACCGAGAGAATAAGACTCTAAAATCGAAACAGCTTAAATTAAGCTGCTAATGCTAATTCGTTGTTAGCGTTTGTTTTTTTGAAGGTTTTTAAGAGGTCCCTCACCCCTACATGCCACTACATCGAAGACTGTAACAGTCGAAACCAGTGTCGTCCCCGTTACTTATATAGACGACAAAATCAAAAAAAAGTTTATTTTTTTTGAAAAAAAAATCTCCGATAGCCAAAAAATAATGCAGTGAAAAATAAAACCAACCGAAAGAATAATTAGCTAAATTGTGTGTGTTATTGGCTTTGGTCCTTTGTATTAAGGACCTTTTTTTTCAGAGTAAGAAAATCACAGCTGAGAAGCGAGGGTTGTCGCACCTAAGGCACACCTGCTAATTCTCGCTCCAAACACCCAATCACCAGCCAACCAAATTCCGTGCTTTCTTCCAAGCTCAATATATTTTAAAAATAATTCACTACTAAGGTGTAAGTCTTCTTTTTTCCATAAAGATCTATCAGGGGCCGCATAACGCTTTTTAAAAGCAAACAACTCAAGTGGGGGCTGGTCTTTCAATTCTGAAAAGCCCTTGGATATAAAAAACTTTTGAAAAAAAGACTCACCCGTAATCTTAGCAAATCTAGTTGGAGAGTTGTTGCTCGTGACCCACCTTTCTAAATTTCTTGAACTAAAGGACTGACCAAATTGAATCATTACAATAAGTGAATCTTCAGACTCTTTGAATTTAGAACTCTCGATTGAAATATATTCTGCATCTTCGTTTTTGCGAAAAAATGTAGATTCGTGTAAGTCTGCTAATTTTCGATTGGTCTCATTCGATAAGCCTTTCCAAATCCCTACTAAAATAGTCGAAGCCTTGTATTCCACAAAAGGAGAGATAAAATCTTCCCACTCAGACATACATTTTGAACTTTTCAAACAAGCGAGTGACTTAGGTAGTGGTGGAGTAAGGATCACTCTATCAAATCCAAGCTCTTTCCCGTTTTGAAAAGAGCAAACCCATTGATTCGTTTGGGGATTTCTCGATATATCCAATAATTTATGAGATAAAAAAATTTGATTTTTAGAAAGAATTTTTTTAATCATTTCTTTCATTCCATTCTTTGGGTAATAATGATTGGAAGAGAACGTAGAAAGAATACACTCAACATCTATTTCATTCTTTGCCAAGTAGGAAAGAAGCGAGAACTCTTCTTTTGAATTATTTGTACCCGAATAAGAAATTTTATCAGAAAAAAAAGTAGAAAAAGGATCGAATCTTTCTCTTTCTGAAAATTCATTAGTAGAGGTTCTGCCTCCTATGTCTAAATCTTTTTCAAATACTATTGAATCTTGAATTTCTCTTGCAAGCACTGCACCTGTAATTCCAGACCCAATTATTGCTGTTTTCATGTATCTTTATCTTTTTTGAATTTATATAAATTTGTAATATTTTCAGTAGAATAATCAAACTTCTCATTTTGCCTTTTTTCACTAAATTCAAACTCACCGGAAAATTCAGGCTCAAACCCTGCATCT from Leptospiraceae bacterium encodes:
- a CDS encoding FAD-dependent oxidoreductase; this translates as MKTAIIGSGITGAVLAREIQDSIVFEKDLDIGGRTSTNEFSERERFDPFSTFFSDKISYSGTNNSKEEFSLLSYLAKNEIDVECILSTFSSNHYYPKNGMKEMIKKILSKNQIFLSHKLLDISRNPQTNQWVCSFQNGKELGFDRVILTPPLPKSLACLKSSKCMSEWEDFISPFVEYKASTILVGIWKGLSNETNRKLADLHESTFFRKNEDAEYISIESSKFKESEDSLIVMIQFGQSFSSRNLERWVTSNNSPTRFAKITGESFFQKFFISKGFSELKDQPPLELFAFKKRYAAPDRSLWKKEDLHLSSELFLKYIELGRKHGIWLAGDWVFGARISRCALGATTLASQL